From the genome of Lysinibacter sp. HNR:
AACTTTTGGTGCTTCCCGCCTAGTGGGACGGGCGCTTGTAGAGATGCTGAGAGGGGACAATCTGCCGTGAGAGTGGGTATAGACATCGGCGGCACCAAAACCGAGGCCGTCTTGCTCGACGCTGACGGACAGGTTGTGCACACCGTAAAGGTTCCGACCGGTCACGGACGTGAACAGGTTCTCAGCACCGCTGTGGGGGTTGCACGTGAGCTTGCCGCCCGATTTGAGGGGGACGTGACCGATTTTGCCTCAATCGGAGTGGGTATCCCCGGTCTGGTCAATCCCTCGGCTGGACGCATCGAGCACGCGGTTAACCTGGGCCTAGTCGAGTGGGAAATGGGCGGGGAACTGGGAGAAAAACTCGGTGTTCCGGTGACGCTCGAGAACGATGTGAACGCCGCCGCGCTGGGGGTTCATCGTGTGCTTGAGCAGGAACACAGGAGGTCTCCGGCGGACTCCTCAAGCCTGGCCTATCTTAATCTGGGCACGGGGCTTGCTGCTGGAATCGTTGTCGACGGTCACCTATGGCGCGGGGCAACGGGTGTTGCCGGGGAGATCGGACACATCCCCATTGACCCGTCCGGTGTGGTGTGCAGTTGCGGACAGCGGGGCTGCTTGGAAACGATTAGTTCGGGTTCCAGTATTATCCGCCAGTGGTCGTCGGGTGGTGGCCGGGCATTAGACGAGAACCCATCGGTAGATGGTTCGCCCGTGCGCACAATGATGGAGGCCGCACACGCCGGGGACCCCTTAGCCGAGGATATCCGCGATCGGCTTTTTGAGGGGGTTGCAACCGCCGTGCGCCTCCTGACACTGTCTGTCGACGCGCATCGCGTAGTCTTGGGTGGGGGCGTCACCAATATTGGGGATCCCCTCCTTCACGGGGTTCGGAGGGTGCTTCGCCAGCGGGCAGAGAGTTCTCCGTTCTTGGGGTCGCTCGCGCTCGATTCGCGTGTGCACCTCGTTCCCGATTCATCCCCCATTGCCGCGATTGGTGCGGCCCTGATAGGAGAGCCGCAGTATGGCTGAAGTAATCATTGTGAAGAGTCTGGATGAGGCTGGAGAGCTTGCTGCCCAGCACATTACGAGTCTGATTCAGAAGAAACCGGATGCCGTGTTGGGGCTGGCAACCGGATCAACACCCCTTCCCGTGTACAAAGCCCTCCACCGCCGTGTGCAGCAGCACGGCGTTGACCTCAGCCGCGTGCGCGGTTTTGCGTTGGATGAGTACGTGGGAATCTCTCCCGACCACCCGCAGAGCTATCGCACCGTGATCACCAACGAGGTGGTGACTCCTCTGGGGCTGAATCCCGATCTGGTGCAGACACCCCGGGGAGAACTCGCGGGGATTCGTAACGCCGGTGAGCGCTACGACGCCGATATTCGGGCGGCCGGCGGAATCGATGTCCAAATTTTAGGAGTGGGAACAAGCGGACACATCGGATTTAACGAGCCTGGTTCATCGCTGGGTTCACGCACACGGGTGACTACTCTCACCGAGCAAACACGGATTGATAACGCGAGATTTTTTGATTCAATCGACGATGTTCCCACACACAGTATCACCCAGGGCGTCGGCACGATCCTTGAGGCCCGTCATCTGATCCTTTTGGCCTTTGGAGAACGCAAAGCGGAGGTTCTGGCGCGGTGCGTGGAGGGCCCTGTCTCGTCGTCAATCCCGGGCTCGGCGATTCAGCTTCACCCTCACGTAACGGTGCTTGTTGACGAGGCCGCCGCCTCACAGCTGGTGCATGCGGACTACTATCGTCGCGCTTTCAGCAACGTGCCGGAGTGGTTGGCCGAGAGTTAGGGTCGAGGGGAAACGTATCTAGCTCCCCACGATGTGCCTGTCGGTGACGCGCAGGCGCTCACCGAAGATTCCGCCTATTGCACCAATGAGCGCAATGCTCACGAGGATAAGTGCGGGACCCCACGCCTGGTTATGATTGGCCGCGAGTATGGCGGTTGCAAGCAGGGGGAGAAACCCGCTAATGGCCCCGGCAATGTTGTAGCTGAGCGCAACTCCCGAGTAGCGTAACTGAGGGGGAAACATTTCGGTGAGCAGCGCGCCGGTCACGGCATAGGCTACCGTAACAGTCACGATGCCGAGGCACGCGGCAATAACAATCATGAGGGGGTCGGCGGTGTCAATCAGCCAGAAGAAGGGAAACGCCACCACACCGACAAACAGGGCACCCCACACCATCACTTTCCCGGGGCCGAGTCTCTCGGAGAGGCGTCCCGCGAGCAGTGTAACGACGATCTGAAACAGTGCGGCGACCAGGGTGGCGTTTACCATGACATCCCGGTTAATATCGAGCGTATTGGTGCCGTAGCTGATGAAAAAGATGGTGACCATATAAAAACCGCCAACACCGAGAAGCGCCGCCATGGTGGCCACTACTAGGCGGCCTGGGGCGTGACGAAACACCCCCCGGACGGGTGTTCGCGTTGTTCCTTTGTGGGCGAGGAGATCCTTATAGATGGGAGACTCTTCTATCTTGATGCGGATCCACAGGGCGATGACTAACAGGGGAAACGCGAGCAGGAAGGGAACGCGCCACCCCCACGCGTCGAAGGCTTCCGAAGGAAGGAGCAGCACCAGGGCGAATGCCCCGGAGGACATCAGCGTTGCAATTGGTGAACTCACCTGCACGAGGGCGGCATAGCGGCCCCGTGTTTTCATGGGTGCGTGTTCAATGGCCATGGTGACCGCGCCGCTCCATTCGCCGCCAACCGCAAGACCCTGTACCAGGCGCAATACGGTGAGAAGGATGGGGGCGGTGAGTCCGATGGTGCCAAATTCGGGTAGTAGGCCGATGAGGCCGGTGGCAATGCCAATCATTACTATGGTGGCAAGCAGGGCAGGTCTGCGACCGTAGCGGTCACCGATATAGCCAAAGATAATAGCCCCGAGAGGGCGAGCAGCAAAGCCCACGCCAAAGGTGGCAAAGGCCGCAAGTAGGCCCGCGGTGGGATCAAGATCGGTGAAGAAGAGTCGGTTAAAAACGATGGCGGCGGCTAGGCCAAAGAGATAGTAGTCGTACCACTCAAGCGCGGTTCCCACGAGCGCAGCCCGTGCAATTTTGCCCGCGTCGGCACCGCTTATGGTCGAGTCGTTCGAGTCGTCGCTCATGCGAATTTACCCGGAATGCAATGTTTATTGCACAAACTTCTGTGGAGTATTGTATGCACGGGTGCGAGTTTACTCTCTCGGCGATCTTCGCACCACCGTGCCCGGGCTCCCGGGTTCTCATTGAACGGATAATTCACTGATCTTTTTCCCCTGAGGTGGTTGCCCTACGGCGCATAAGCTTATAAGAGGGCTTTAGAAATTCCCGGGTGCTTACTCGCTCTACGTGCCCCTCTTACGCCGATGGAGCTTGCAGCCCTAGAGGGGTGTTATTAAGTCACGGGATAAGTACCACGTGTCCGCAGCTTTAGCATCAGAGATCGAAAGACTCATCACAAAACTCACATAAGACACAGAGGCGCGAAGCCGGTCGACTCACAAGAACGGCTCTATGCGACTGTATACTAGACAGCTACATAGGGCTAGAAACGAATTAGGGAGCGCCGATAATGCGACGGCTGAACGGTGAGACATGTGGCCGGTTGAGTTTGCGTCTCGACGCCCTCTATTGCATGCTGCTTGGCCTGGTGCTCATCGGGTTCTCAAAACAGGTTGCGGAGGGCGTGCTGCTGGCACCGTTTTTGGTCGTGAGTATCGGGATCGTCGTGGTCGTGTGGGCAGGCGGTATCGTGTGGATGCTTGCCCGGCTTCCGTTACGGGTTGTGCTTCGGTTGGTGATGATTGCCAATCTTTTCGCTGCCGGTGCTGTGGCATTCGTCTCGACCGTCGCTGCAACCGTGCTTGTTGTGGCTGCGGTGGCGGCGGTATCTGTGGATATTGCGATCTTCGCCGTGAGTCAGGCGGTTGCGCTGTGGGCGCTCCCCGCACAGGGGCGAAGGTTCTTGGGGCTGTAGCGGGGGAGAGCGAACAAGAGCAACATTCGATGGTCTGTTCACAGGGGCCCACTGGCAGCGGCGCTTGTAGCCCGAGAGCGGCAAGACCGTCTCCGGTGGAAATAGCGGCCGGGATGGTGGTAGTTCAGAGCATCGCCTTTGCCTCTTCTGATAAGAGTTAAGATGGACAGCCCCGAAAAGTATCCCTCGTAGCCCGTGCTACTCCTCTCCCGCGAGCAGGTCGGCAAGCAGCTTTTGCGTGAGCGCCGCATCGACGGGCACCGGGGTCTCGTTTACTCGGTTCAGGGGAACAACCAGGCGTCCGCTGGACACCATCCACAGGGCATCCGCTCGCGCGAGATCTGCCGTGCGCAGGCGTGCGTACTCCGTATCAAGACCGTGCTTTGCGGCGTGGGAAAAAACCGCCTGCTGCGTGGTTCCGGGAAGGATGCCGATTGAGGTTACGGGGGTAATCAGGGTGTTTCCCTCCCGTACGATGAGGGAGGAGGCCGGTCCCTCCAGAACATAGTCATCCGAGCTGATAAAGATGACCTCCTCGGCCCCGCGGCGAGCGGCCTCCCGCAGTACGGCCTTGTTAACCGCGTAGGAGAGGGTTTTTGCGCCCTGCAAAAGCCAGGGTGAGGTTTCGGCAACATCGCTACGGTATCCCCGGTCGAGGGTTATCGCGCGAAGTCCCACGGTTCGCTCCCGTGAGTAGTCGCCGTTATCGCTTGCGATCACCCAGGTGGTGAGGCCGCTTGCACTCTCAAGACCCCGGGTGACAACAATCTTCACCAGGATCTCGGGGAGGGGCGGGAGGGCCTCGACGGCCATGGTGATGGCGGTCTCGACAGCTTGATCGTCAAGCTCGGGCAGGTCAAGCATGCGCGCCGACCGGTTAAGGCGCTCGATATGGGGTGCGAGCTGTAGAGGCCAGCGAGCAAAAACCCCTATTGACTCAAAGATGCCGTCGCCGCGGGTGATTCCCAGGTCAAAAACGCTAATCTGTGGTTCGTCTGCACTCACCTGTCGAAAGAGCGGAGGCTCTCCGCCCCGCTCTGCACGGTCGATAAAGATGAGTACGGGATCGGTGCCTGTCATGAACCCTCGTTTCGCTGGCTGTCTTGCGGATGTGGATGAATACTAGCTCAGTGCCCGGCGGCCCGCAATGAGGCCCACCACGGCGGCAACAACTCCGATGCAGAGGGGGATGATAATGGGGGCTCCAATGTGGATGAGGCCGACTACGGCCGCGGCAATCAGCAACAGCTCTACCAGCCCCTGCGCAAAAACATCAACCGCTAGGATCGGTCGGGGTGAGAGAAAACACGCCCACATGAGCACCGCGATGAGGATGCTGCCAATACCCGCTGCGACGCCGGGCCAGGGGAGGGGCCAGGCCAAGAAGCCCCAGGCAGCAATGCTGACAAAGAGGGCAAGATGCACGATGGCGCGAACAATAGTAACGGCATCGATAGTTGAGGTGGCGTTTTGAGTCACCCATACAGTCTAGTGCTCAGGCACAGCGCTGCAGGGCCTGAGGAACCGCGCCTACCGGAAGATAATGGTGCGATCCCCATCGAGCAGGATGCGGTTTTCTGCGAACCATTTTACCGCGCGGCGCAGCGTTCGGCTCTCCTCGTCCTGACCGATGGCAACAAGTTCCGCCGGGTTTGCCGAGTGATCAACCCGCATCACATCCTGCTCAATGATGGGTCCCTCGTCAAGATCGGAGGTGACAAAGTGCGCCGTTGCTCCAATGAGTTTGACCCCCCGCTGATGCGCCTGTTTGTAAGGGTTTGCCCCCTTAAAACCGGGTAGAAAAGAGTGGTGGATATTGATCGCCCTCCCGCTCAGCTCCTCGCACAGCTCGGGACTCAGTATCTGCATGTAGCGGGCAAGCACAACCAGCTCAATGCTGTGCTCCTCGATGAGGCTCCGCACCCGATCCTCGAACATGGCCTTGGTTTCCGCGCTGTTGACCGGTTGCCACGAGAACGGGACGCCGTAGAAGTCTGCCGTGCGCTCGAGGGTGGGGTGATTGGCCAGAATGAGGGGAATCTCGATGGGGAGCTGTCCGCTACGCTGGCGAAACAGCAGGTCATTAACGCAGTGCTGGGCGGTGGATGCCAGGATCAGCGTGCGGGTGTGACGACC
Proteins encoded in this window:
- a CDS encoding ROK family protein, translated to MRVGIDIGGTKTEAVLLDADGQVVHTVKVPTGHGREQVLSTAVGVARELAARFEGDVTDFASIGVGIPGLVNPSAGRIEHAVNLGLVEWEMGGELGEKLGVPVTLENDVNAAALGVHRVLEQEHRRSPADSSSLAYLNLGTGLAAGIVVDGHLWRGATGVAGEIGHIPIDPSGVVCSCGQRGCLETISSGSSIIRQWSSGGGRALDENPSVDGSPVRTMMEAAHAGDPLAEDIRDRLFEGVATAVRLLTLSVDAHRVVLGGGVTNIGDPLLHGVRRVLRQRAESSPFLGSLALDSRVHLVPDSSPIAAIGAALIGEPQYG
- the nagB gene encoding glucosamine-6-phosphate deaminase, with the translated sequence MAEVIIVKSLDEAGELAAQHITSLIQKKPDAVLGLATGSTPLPVYKALHRRVQQHGVDLSRVRGFALDEYVGISPDHPQSYRTVITNEVVTPLGLNPDLVQTPRGELAGIRNAGERYDADIRAAGGIDVQILGVGTSGHIGFNEPGSSLGSRTRVTTLTEQTRIDNARFFDSIDDVPTHSITQGVGTILEARHLILLAFGERKAEVLARCVEGPVSSSIPGSAIQLHPHVTVLVDEAAASQLVHADYYRRAFSNVPEWLAES
- a CDS encoding aminotransferase class IV, encoding MTGTDPVLIFIDRAERGGEPPLFRQVSADEPQISVFDLGITRGDGIFESIGVFARWPLQLAPHIERLNRSARMLDLPELDDQAVETAITMAVEALPPLPEILVKIVVTRGLESASGLTTWVIASDNGDYSRERTVGLRAITLDRGYRSDVAETSPWLLQGAKTLSYAVNKAVLREAARRGAEEVIFISSDDYVLEGPASSLIVREGNTLITPVTSIGILPGTTQQAVFSHAAKHGLDTEYARLRTADLARADALWMVSSGRLVVPLNRVNETPVPVDAALTQKLLADLLAGEE
- a CDS encoding MFS transporter produces the protein MSDDSNDSTISGADAGKIARAALVGTALEWYDYYLFGLAAAIVFNRLFFTDLDPTAGLLAAFATFGVGFAARPLGAIIFGYIGDRYGRRPALLATIVMIGIATGLIGLLPEFGTIGLTAPILLTVLRLVQGLAVGGEWSGAVTMAIEHAPMKTRGRYAALVQVSSPIATLMSSGAFALVLLLPSEAFDAWGWRVPFLLAFPLLVIALWIRIKIEESPIYKDLLAHKGTTRTPVRGVFRHAPGRLVVATMAALLGVGGFYMVTIFFISYGTNTLDINRDVMVNATLVAALFQIVVTLLAGRLSERLGPGKVMVWGALFVGVVAFPFFWLIDTADPLMIVIAACLGIVTVTVAYAVTGALLTEMFPPQLRYSGVALSYNIAGAISGFLPLLATAILAANHNQAWGPALILVSIALIGAIGGIFGERLRVTDRHIVGS
- a CDS encoding YrdB family protein, whose protein sequence is MTQNATSTIDAVTIVRAIVHLALFVSIAAWGFLAWPLPWPGVAAGIGSILIAVLMWACFLSPRPILAVDVFAQGLVELLLIAAAVVGLIHIGAPIIIPLCIGVVAAVVGLIAGRRALS
- the purU gene encoding formyltetrahydrofolate deformylase — translated: MTLSQHNQTTSPLTSDSSHHWVLALSCLDQPGIVHSISGAVVQSGGNITESQQFSSEDTGRFFMRLQVQSPATREEFEATLLPITEHYGMTWKLDSVGRHTRTLILASTAQHCVNDLLFRQRSGQLPIEIPLILANHPTLERTADFYGVPFSWQPVNSAETKAMFEDRVRSLIEEHSIELVVLARYMQILSPELCEELSGRAINIHHSFLPGFKGANPYKQAHQRGVKLIGATAHFVTSDLDEGPIIEQDVMRVDHSANPAELVAIGQDEESRTLRRAVKWFAENRILLDGDRTIIFR